A window of Cohnella herbarum contains these coding sequences:
- a CDS encoding DMT family transporter: MPYAAMLLVVLLWGSAAAVGRRLGTDLSALELSIWRVAIGFLLLLILHLLTSRKHPKSFSQPKGGMPFQTYLRIWTFGIFGYGIMIWLFFCAARSTLASHVVLILSMAPISTLLMDRLLGGRGSAKSFISAGISLLGIAIMVAPSLSGSGASLIGDFWALLAMLSFSLYTIGVKRYSNGMSTLQVNLHGMAAGLAFLWLVLAIGERKFLPAGFHEIDQWTQIAYLGLGSTGLAYFLYAWALGNLAVDKVVPFIYLQPVVGVLLSLLWLGEPFSLPLALGMGFIAAGLLWNQFQTNTIKNEVLNRG; the protein is encoded by the coding sequence ATGCCTTATGCGGCCATGTTGCTCGTCGTATTGTTGTGGGGCTCCGCGGCCGCGGTAGGCCGTCGATTGGGGACAGACTTGTCGGCGCTTGAGCTTTCCATATGGCGGGTGGCGATCGGATTTCTACTATTGTTAATTCTTCATCTGCTAACAAGCAGAAAACATCCCAAATCGTTCTCCCAGCCTAAGGGCGGCATGCCATTCCAAACATACTTGCGAATATGGACTTTCGGTATTTTCGGTTACGGCATAATGATCTGGCTCTTCTTCTGCGCCGCCCGCAGTACGTTGGCCAGCCACGTCGTTCTCATTCTGTCCATGGCCCCGATCAGTACGCTGCTCATGGATCGCTTGCTGGGCGGAAGAGGAAGCGCTAAATCCTTCATCTCAGCCGGAATATCGCTCCTCGGAATCGCGATTATGGTAGCCCCATCGCTATCTGGCTCAGGCGCAAGCCTGATAGGCGACTTTTGGGCGCTGCTGGCCATGCTCTCCTTTTCTCTCTACACCATCGGGGTCAAAAGGTATTCGAACGGCATGTCCACCCTTCAGGTCAATCTTCACGGGATGGCTGCCGGGCTTGCGTTCCTATGGCTTGTGTTGGCAATTGGGGAACGAAAGTTTCTTCCTGCGGGTTTTCATGAGATCGATCAATGGACCCAAATCGCTTATCTGGGTTTAGGCTCCACCGGGCTTGCCTACTTTCTCTATGCATGGGCACTCGGCAATCTTGCGGTGGACAAAGTCGTGCCGTTTATTTATTTGCAGCCGGTCGTTGGGGTATTGCTATCGTTGCTCTGGCTTGGCGAACCGTTTTCTTTGCCGTTGGCGCTCGGTATGGGCTTTATCGCCGCAGGTTTGCTGTGGAACCAATTTCAAACTAATACCATTAAGAACGAGGTGCTGAATCGTGGTTGA
- a CDS encoding AraC family transcriptional regulator has protein sequence MSRERKSLIERIELKGNFFLHYRVKHGNSYFFHAHQGIEFLYVHQGNGHALVNDQLVKMEPGTLLLFQPFQLHQIHMESGSDYIRTVLVFDPTLIDKQLAQFKSLQLFFRWLWHNEIPMQHFPFGEQSGEMERLLEVYHMALQTDVQELRTEEIGLCMIALLQLLRRSFFSKQDVSAFASQPRTLRYAEKVMQWVESHYQEQFDLSKLSDHLFVSPSHISRLFHKETGATISDYVTARRLREACLLLAATQLSVREIAHKVGLLSGPYFGRLFKKQFDVTPLQYRNRMRSLSR, from the coding sequence ATGTCCAGAGAACGTAAAAGCCTCATAGAGCGGATTGAGCTGAAAGGTAATTTTTTTCTGCACTATCGAGTAAAACACGGGAACTCTTACTTCTTTCACGCCCATCAAGGAATTGAATTCCTATACGTTCACCAGGGCAACGGTCACGCGCTCGTCAACGACCAACTCGTGAAGATGGAACCCGGCACGCTGCTCCTGTTTCAACCGTTTCAGTTGCACCAAATTCATATGGAATCGGGATCGGACTATATTCGAACCGTACTCGTCTTTGATCCTACTTTAATCGATAAGCAGCTTGCGCAATTTAAGTCTCTGCAGCTTTTTTTCCGGTGGCTGTGGCACAATGAGATCCCCATGCAACACTTTCCCTTTGGCGAGCAATCCGGCGAAATGGAACGTCTTCTGGAGGTTTACCATATGGCGCTGCAGACGGATGTACAGGAGCTTCGCACCGAGGAGATCGGATTATGCATGATCGCGCTGCTGCAACTGTTACGCCGTTCCTTCTTCTCCAAACAGGATGTATCCGCATTCGCAAGCCAACCTCGAACGCTCCGTTATGCCGAGAAAGTGATGCAGTGGGTCGAGTCTCACTATCAGGAACAATTCGACTTGTCCAAACTGTCGGACCACTTGTTCGTTTCTCCCTCTCATATTTCCCGACTCTTCCATAAGGAAACCGGGGCAACGATATCGGATTACGTGACCGCCAGACGGTTGCGCGAAGCTTGCTTGCTCTTGGCCGCTACCCAGTTATCCGTTCGAGAGATCGCCCATAAAGTCGGTCTGTTGAGCGGCCCGTATTTCGGCAGACTGTTTAAGAAACAATTCGACGTCACCCCTCTGCAATACCGCAATCGAATGAGAAGCCTTTCACGGTAA
- a CDS encoding Gfo/Idh/MocA family protein, whose protein sequence is MVEKKIRLGVIGCGVIGKQHIKAALGVDWIELAGIADANPDTARLAAEQFGAQRVYPNADLLLEDPSIEAVVLAIPTSTRNALALKALANGKHVLLEKPVALHENEIHQLIEAQGELTVAVCSSRFRFLEHAEAARKWIDEGNLGEVRLLRCRVNEPAGKRPATPPPTWRLHTAINGGGIVANWGIYDFDYLLGLTGWTLQPKWILSHMWQLPEPIADYFPPNSDSETYGSAFIQCDNDAVITFERGEFMAAPLERSWQIIGSKGSLTLHMTWPSEKTISCTTLDAESGAQTRTLWEGTEDSSWIDKGPVIDFTRSIIEGGKPATGLREALVLQRILDAAYQSSRSGAPVMINSEGD, encoded by the coding sequence GTGGTTGAGAAAAAAATAAGACTTGGCGTAATTGGCTGCGGAGTCATCGGAAAGCAGCATATAAAAGCGGCCTTGGGAGTCGATTGGATCGAATTGGCCGGCATCGCCGATGCCAATCCGGACACCGCTCGGCTTGCCGCGGAGCAATTCGGCGCGCAGCGGGTGTATCCGAATGCCGATCTGCTGCTTGAAGATCCGAGTATCGAAGCCGTAGTGTTGGCAATCCCAACTAGTACTAGAAATGCACTCGCGTTGAAGGCATTGGCCAACGGGAAACATGTGCTGCTTGAGAAACCCGTTGCTCTGCACGAGAACGAAATCCATCAATTAATCGAAGCTCAAGGAGAACTGACGGTTGCCGTCTGCTCCTCCCGTTTTCGCTTTCTGGAGCATGCCGAAGCGGCAAGGAAATGGATCGACGAGGGAAATCTGGGGGAGGTGCGGCTTTTGCGTTGCCGGGTGAACGAGCCGGCCGGCAAACGTCCGGCCACTCCGCCCCCGACCTGGAGACTTCATACGGCCATTAACGGCGGCGGGATCGTGGCCAATTGGGGAATATACGATTTCGACTATTTGCTTGGTTTAACGGGCTGGACTCTTCAACCCAAGTGGATACTATCGCATATGTGGCAGCTTCCGGAGCCGATTGCGGACTACTTCCCGCCGAACTCCGACTCGGAAACGTACGGCTCCGCTTTCATTCAATGCGACAACGATGCCGTCATTACTTTCGAGCGAGGAGAGTTTATGGCCGCGCCGCTCGAACGTTCCTGGCAGATTATCGGAAGCAAGGGAAGCCTTACCCTGCACATGACTTGGCCGTCCGAGAAAACCATTTCGTGTACGACGCTGGATGCGGAGTCCGGTGCGCAAACCCGCACGTTATGGGAAGGAACGGAGGATTCTTCTTGGATAGACAAAGGACCCGTAATCGACTTTACCCGCTCTATTATTGAAGGGGGCAAACCGGCTACAGGCTTACGGGAAGCGCTTGTTCTGCAAAGGATTTTGGATGCGGCGTATCAATCCTCGCGGAGCGGTGCGCCAGTTATGATTAACTCCGAGGGGGATTGA